The genomic stretch AGAAAACCCGCTGGCTTACCGGCGCCTCAACCTTGCCACCAGCGGTGATGCTGTCGATGACCAGGGAACCGGAATCCGAGGAGGTAACGAAGAACACCAGCACCAGCACGATACCCAAAAACGAGGTAATGGCCGTCAAAGACACATGTTCGAGCATCTGGAACATTGCCAGGGAAACATCCGTGATGCCTTTCTCCGCCAGCACACCAACGTTGTTCTGAACCTGTTCCAGCGCGGTTCCACCAAAGGCACTCATCCAGACAACGGTGATGATGGTTGGAATCAACAGCACTGCGGTAATGAACTCACGAATCGTGCGGCCGCGGGAAACACGGGCAATGAACATTCCCACGAACGGTGACCAGGAAATCCACCACGCCCAGTAGAACACAGTCCAGCCGTGGAACCAGGCTTCGTCTTCCCGGCCAAACGGATTACTCAGGGCCACCATATTGCCGATATAGCTGCTCGAGGTGGTCCACATGGTCTCGAAGATGGTCATGGTGGGGCCGGCAAAGATAATGAAAAAGAGCAACAGCCCCGCCAGGCCCATATTGATGTTACTGAGCACCTTCACGCCACCGTCAAGGCCGCGGACCACGGAGATCAGGGCCACGAAGGTGACGCCCGTAATAATCGCCATCTGGACATTGACGCCCGAGGAAATCCCGAAGAGATAACTCAAACCTGAGGCGGCCTGCTGCGCACCAAAGCCCAGTGACGTTGCCAGCCCGAAAATGGTTGCGAGCACCGCGAGAATATCAATGATATGGCCAGGCCACCCCCATACCCTGTCTTTCAGCAGCGGGAAGAAGGCCGAGCGAATCGTCAGCGGCATGTTCTTGTTAAACGCGAAGAAAGCCAGAGACAGGGCCACAATTGCGTAGATAGCCCAGGGATGCAGGCCCCAGTGGTACATGGTCGCGCCCATGGCCAGATCGGCCGCCGCCGGCGAATTCGCCGCAACGCCCAGTGGCGTCTTGTACCAGCCGGTATAGTAGGCAACCGGCTCCGCCACCGCCCAGAACATCAGGCCAATACCCATGCCCGCGGCGAACAGCATCGCAAACCACGACATGGTGGAAAACTCTGGTTTGGCGTCCATGCCGCCAAGCCGTATCTTGCCGACCGGCATGAAGATGAGGGCCAGGCACACCACCACGAAAATATTGGCGCTGATCAGGAAAAACCAGTCGAACATCGCGATGGTATCCCATTTGGCGCCGTCCAGAAGCTTCATCGCCTCGGCCGGAAACATCAGGGTTCCCACAACGAACGCCACTATCAGAAATGAAGTGATCAGAAAGACCGGCGCATGAAGGTCGAGCCCTAATGGATTGATGTTATCCTGGCCCGCCACGTAGTCAGTTTGATATTCGTCTTTTACTACCTCGCCCACGTTTGGCGCCTCCTGCTTGGATGGATCGTTAAACGTTTCGTAATTCAGACCTTACAAAACGAGCATGATAATGTTTTGACCTCAAAATATCAAAATGCGAAAGTTTTTACGCAGCACAGGGTAATAATAGACCATAACCCGACCCGAAAAAGGCTGGAGGCCCGGCAACCGGCCTCCGCCGCACGCCGCACGTTTATGCTTCCAGGCACGCCCGAGCGATTGATACCTGTAACCAGCAGAGGAATTCATGAAAAAAACAGCAACATTCCCGATGCGCTATTCCGCGTATGCGCTCAGTATTGCCGGCTTCGCCGTCTCGCTGGCCCTGAGTGTATGGACGGGCGAAGGTTTCTGGATACCCGCGGTGTTCGGCGTACTCGCAGCTATAGGCACGGTCGACCTGCTGCAAAGCAAGCACACCATTAACCGCAACTATCCGATCCTGGGCAACGTTCGCTATTTCCTGGAATCCATCGGTCCGGAAATACGCCAGTACTTTATCCAGTCGGATACCGAGGAACGGCCCTTCTCGAGGGAACAGCGGGCCGTCGTTTATCAGCGCGCAAAAAACGTACTGGACAAGCGCCCGTTCGGCTCCCAACTCGACATGTACAGCGAAAGCTTCGAGTGGATGAACCACTCGCTCACCCCCACTCACCTGGACGACAGCAACTTCCGGATACGCATCGGGAAACAGTGCAGCAAGCCATACAGCGCAAGTGTCTTCAACATTTCCGCCATGAGTTTCGGTTCGCTTTCCGCCAACGCGATCCTGAGCCTCAACGCTGGCGCAAAGCTCGGCGGCTTCTATCATGACACCGGCGAGGGATCGATTTCCCGCTACCACCGCCAGCCCGGCGGGGATCTGGTCTGGGAAATCGGCTCCGGCTATTTCGGCTGCCGGCACGAGGACGGATCCTTCAATCCGGAGATGTTTCAGAAAAACGCCGTTGTCGATCGGGTAAAAATGATAGAGCTCAAACTATCTCAAGGAGCAAAACCCGGTCACGGCGGCATCCTGCCCGGGGCAAAAGTCACCCGGGAAATTGCCGAGGCACGGGGTGTGACACCCGGAGAGGACTGCATCTCGCCATCCAGCCATTCCGCGTTCTCGACGCCGATCGAACTGCTGGAGTTTATTGACTACCTTCGCGAGCTTTCCGGCGGCAAACCGGTGGGCTTCAAGCTGGCCATTGGCCACCCCTGGGAATGGTTCGGCATTGTAAAGGCAATGCTGGAGACCGGGCGCCGGCCCGATTTCATTGTGGTAGACGGCGGCGAGGGCGGCACCGGCGCGGCGCCGCTGGAGTTCATCAACCGGCTCGGGATGCCGATGACCGAGGCCTTACTGATAGTCCATAACACCCTCGTTGGCACCAATCTGCGGGAAGACATTGCCATTGGTGCCGCCGGCAAGATTACCTCGGCCTTCAACATTGCCCGCGCAATGGCCCTGGGCGCCGACTGGTGCAACGCGGCCCGGGGCTACATGTTTGCCCTGGGCTGTATCCAGTCACTCAACTGCCATACCGGTCGCTGCCCCACCGGTGTAGCCACCCAGGACCCCAGGCGCGGCAGCAAGCTGGATGTCGGTGACAAAAGCCAGAGGGTGTACAATTTTCACAAGAATACCCTCGATGCCCTGAAAAACCTGCTCGAAGCCTCCGGGCTCAAGCATCCGTCTGAGCTTGGCCCGGAACATGTGGTAAGGCGGGTTTCGGAAACCGAGGCCCAATCCTACCTGGATCTTTTCCCCTTCCTGGAACCCGGCGCCCTCCTGCAGGAGAGCAAAACCGGCCTGTCTGTGTTCGACAAGTACTGGGATACCGCCCGGGCTGACACGTTTGAGCCGCCACAATTCATTCTGAAACTCCGGGAGACCAAACTGCGGTAAAAAAACGGTGATCAAATTCAATCAGGGATGTTTATTTTTCCCATGGGCTCGTGTAGACTTCGCTCCCGCTAAGCCACTGAGAACACTCTCAAGTTTTCTTGTCTGGCCAACAGCGAATCGGGGCGTAGCGCAGCTTGGTAGCGCACTTGCATGGGGTGCAAGGGGTCGTAGGTTCAAATCCTACCGTCCCGACCAGATTTTCGACAAAAAGGGGCATGTCTACGGACATGCCCCTTTTTGTTTTGGCTGCCTTCAAACCATGACAAATGCCCCGAAGGCGGCCGCCCAAAGCCGCAAAAGCCCGGAAAACAAGGCTCTCGCCTCGACCCAAGCCCCGGAATTGATTTAAGTCAATTCGAGACTGGAATCCTGCCGACACTTACACCAATATTCACGCCGTTTTCAGCGTGGGGTCCGATCCTCGCCGGCAGTTCGTAACCACAGGGCACACTGCCCGCGTTGAGGCATTCGAATACCCACTAAAAATAGCTAACTACATGTGAGCCTCGCACCAGCGTCCCACCTGCGTTGCTCAAATGAGGTTGATAAATGAGAGAAAAGAAATACGTGCGCACCCTTGGTGCGTTGCTGGCAGCGGCTTTGCCACTCCTGCTATCGGGATGCAGCTCGGCGCTCATGGATCCGAAGGGACAGGTCGGAGAGGAGCAGCGCGTCCTGATTATTACAGCGTTCGTGCTGATGCTTATTGTTGTCATTCCCGTCATTGTCATGACGCTGCTCTTTGCCTACCGCTATCGCGAAGGTAACAAGGAAGCGTCATACAAGCCGAACTGGGCCCATTCCACTGCCATTGAGGTGGTTGTCTGGCTGATTCCCTGCCTGATCATCCTGGTACTGGCCATTCTGACATGGGTTACCTCCCACAGCCTGGACCCGATGAAACCCATCACGCCGGATGACAATCAGGACGCCATCGAAATCCAGGCGGTTTCGCTGGACTGGAAATGGCTTTTCATCTATCCGGAGCAGGGCATTGCCACCGTCAATGAAGTGGCGTTCCCGGTCGACAAGCCAATCCACTTCAGCATTACCTCCGGCTCTGTCATGAACTCTTTCTGGATACCCACGCTCGGCTCGCAGATCTATGCCATGGCAGGAATGGACAGTGGCCTGTACCTGATCGCGAATGAGAAAGGCACCTTTGCCGGCCGCTCGTCCAACTACAGTGGCGCCGGCTTCTCGGAAATGACCTTTAATGCCCTCTCTGTGTCACCGCAGAATTTTGACGATTGGGTATCGAAAGTCCGGGCCTCGGATAAGTCCCTGTCTTTCACCAGCGGTTATCAGGAACTGGAGGAACCGACGGTGTCAGCACCGGTTCAGTACTTCTCGGAGGTTTCACCAGAGTTGTACGGCAACATTCTTGACAGCTTCCGCAAGGCAAAGGAAAGCAGCGGCGAGCATGGTGAAAACAGCAACGCGGAACACGGCGAGCCCATGAACGCAGAGGCAGCGGAGTAAGACTATGTTCGGAAAATTATCACTGGATTCAATTCCGTTCCATGAGCCGATTATCATGGTCACGGTGGCCGTCATTGCCATTGTTGGCGCAGCCGTCGTCGGCTGGATCACCTTCAATCGGAAGTGGGCCTACCTGTGGAACGAGTGGATCACGTCCATCGACCACAAAAAACTGGGCATTATGTATTTCCTGGTCGCGCTGGTCATGCTGATCCGTGGTTTCTCGGATGCCATCATGATGCGCACCCAGCAAGCCATGGCCGCCGGCGGCGCGGAAGGCTACCTGCCGCCCGAGCACTACGACCAGATCTTCACCGCACACGGTGTGATCATGATCTTCTTCGTCGCGATGCCGATGGTTATCGGCCTCATGAACCTGGTGGTTCCACTGCAGATTGGTGCCCGCGATGTCGCCTTCCCGTTCATGAACAACCTGAGCTTCTGGCTGTTTGCGGCGGGCGTGGTCCTGGTGAACGTATCCCTGTTCGTCGGTGAATTCGCCAAGACCGGCTGGCTGGCCTACGCGCCGCTATCGGAGTCATCCTACAGTCCCGGGGTCGGTGTCGATTACTGGATATGGGCGCTGCAGATATCGGGGATCGGTACCACCCTCACCGGGATCAACTTCTTCGTGACCATCATGAAGATGCGCACCAAGGGCATGACCCTGTTCCGCATGCCGATCTTCACCTGGACCTGTCTGGTCACCAACGTGCTGATCATTGCAGCATTCCCGATCCTGACAGCAACCATCGCCCTGCTGACCCTGGATCGTTACCTGGATTTCCACTTCTTCACCAATGATCTTGGCGGCAACATGATGATGTACGTCAACCTCATCTGGGCGTGGGGCCATCCAGAGGTGTATATCCTGATTCTGCCAGCGTTCGGCGTGTTTTCCGAAGTTATTTCGACCTTCGCCAAGAAGCGTCTGTTCGGTTACAACACCATGGTCTGGGCAACCCTGGCGATCGGCATCCTGTCGTTCATCGTCTGGCTGCACCACTTCTTCACCATGGGTGCCGGCGCCAATGTCAACGCGTTCTTTGGCATCATGACGATGATCATCGCCATTCCGACCGGCGTGAAAATCTTCAACTGGCTGTTCACCATGTTCCGCGGGCGCCTGGAATTCACTTCCCCGGTACTCTGGACACTCGGGTTCATAATCACCTTTACCCTGGGTGGTATGACCGGCGTCATGCTGGCCGTGCCAGCGGCTGATTTCGTGCTGCATAACAGTCTGTTTGTTATCGCCCACTTCCATAACGTCATCATCGGCGGCGTGGTCTTCGGGATGATGGCCGGTTACACCTTCTGGTTTCCCAAGGCCTTCGGCTTCAAACTGGACGAGAAGTGGGGCAAGCGGTCTTTCTGGTTCTGGATTATCGGCTTCTACGTGGCGTTCATGCCGCTGTACATCCTGAGCTTCTATGGCGCAGTTCGCCGCATGCAGTCTTACGCCAATGCAGAATGGCAGCCACTGATGTTCGTTGCCTTGTTTGGTGCGGTGCTAATCCTGTGCGGCATTCTTTGCACGGCGATTCAGCTAGTCGTCAGTATCCGTGACCGCAAGAAAAACCGCGATATCACCGGGGATCCCTGGGATGGCCGCACCCTGGAGTGGGCCGTGTCCTCGCCGCCCCCCTACTACAACTTTGCCCATCTGCCCGAGATCCATTCGATCGACAGTTTCTGGGAAGACAAGCAGAAGAATCAGGGCAAGGCACAGTTGGCAAATCCGGAGACCATCGAATATGAAGACATTCACATGCCTCGCAATACTGTTGCAGGACCAGTGATGGGTGCCTTCAGTATCGTGATGGGCTTTGCACTGGTCTGGCATATCTGGTGGCTGGTCGGCGTAGGCGCCCTCGGTATCTTTGCGGCCTTCATGGGCCGGGTCTTTAATGATGATATCGATTACCACGTCCCCGCTGCAGAAGTGAAGCGGATCGAAACCGAACACCATAACCAGGTGGAGATGCAGGCGTAATCATGACAACCGATACCATGACTAATCACGATTTGGCCGCCCACGGCGGCCACGATGACCACGACCACCACGATGTAACTGGCACGAAGATGTACGCCTTCTGGATCTACCTGATGAGCGACCTGATCATCTTCGGCTCATTGTTTGCCACCTACGCCGTGCTGCACAATGGCACGGCCGGCGGCCCGACTTCGACGGACCTGTTCGAGCTGGACTTCGTCCTGATCGAGACGATCTTGCTGCTGCTCAGCAGCTTCACCTACGGCCTGGCCGTACTGGCCATGAACAAGGACCGACTCCAACAGCTCAAGGGCTGGCTGGCAGTCACCTTCCTGTTGGGTGCCGGCTTCGTCGGCATGGAAGTCTATGAATTCCATCACCTGATCATTGAGGGTTTCGGCCCGGATCGCAGCGGCTTCCTGTCGTCCTTCTTCGCTCTGGTGGGAACCCACGGGCTGCACGTAAGCTTCGGTCTGCTGTGGATGCTGATCATGCTTATCCAGCTGTCCACCAAGGGCCTGACCGACAAGACCCGCCCGCGCATCCTGTGCCTGAGCCTGTTCTGGCACTTCCTGGACATCGTCTGGATCTGCGTATTTACCTTTGTCTACCTGATGGGAGCCCTGTGATGAGTACTTCTACATCCCACGACAGCGGAAACCATGGCAGCGTCAAGTCCTACATCACGGGCCTGATCCTGTCGATTGTACTGACCCTCATTCCGTTCGGTATGGTCATGAAGGGCGGATTTGATGAAACCACGGTAGTGGTGACCATCTCCATTATGGCGGTGCTGCAGGTTCTCCTGCAGCTTATGCTGTTCATGCATATGAACCTGAAGACCCAGGAAGGCCGGGAGTCCGGCTCTTTCGTCTTCTTTACCGCCCTGATTCTTGCATTGGTAATTGGTGGCTCAGTGTGGATTTTGTATCACCTCAACATCAACTTGATGTAATGCCGGGAGCGTCTGTAAAGGACGTGCTCAGGCAATTCATCGCACTTACCAAACCGGGTATTATTTTCGGAAATTCTATCTCGGTGATGGGCGGCTTCTTCCTGGCCGCCCAGGGTGAGTTCAACCCGGGCCTGTTCATCGCAACGCTGATCGGGCTGGCCCTGGTTATCGCCTCCGGGTGCGCGTTCAATAATCTTATTGATCGCGATATTGATGCGCTGATGGAACGAACTCTGGACCGGCCCCTGGTTCGGGGCACCATCACTCCGGCAACCACGTTTGGCTTTGCAACGGTGCTGGGGATGGCCGGTTTCACCCTGCTGCTGGGGATCAATCTCCTTACCGTCGGCCTGGCGGCATTCGGGTTTGCCATCTATGTCGGAGCGTACAGCCTGTACCTCAAGCGTCGTTCGGTGCACGGCACTCTGGTCGGCAGCCTTTCCGGGGCGATTCCTCCCGTGGTCGGCTATTGCGCTGTCACCGGCGTGTTCGATACAGGAGCTCTGATCCTGCTGGTAACCTTCTGTTTGTGGCAGATGCCACATTCCTATGCCATCGGCATCTTCCGGTTCCGAGACTACCAGCGAGTCGGGATTCCGGTTCTGCCGGTCGCTGAAGGGATAAAAACCGCCAAACATCACAGCCTGGCCTATACGGTCGCCTTCACAGTGTCGGCCCTGAGCCTGAGCGTGGCTGGATACACGGGCATCGCCTACTTCGTGGTCGCCCTGCTGATGGGGCTGTACTGGATAAAGATCGGTCTGGCCGGCTACCAGACAACCGACGATATAAAATGGGCGAAAGGCAATTTCGGGTTTTCGATCCTGACCGTTTGCGTCCTGAGCCTGATGATGTCACTCAACGGCTACCTGCCTACCTTCCTCGGCTGAATAGCCCGAAGCGAACGCTCCCGGCGTTCGCTTTTTTTAATCTGACCTGCCCTTACCTGCGCCGACTCCCGATTCGTTTCAGGCGACTCTTGATTTATGTGAATTATCACCGGCACGGTGTTACGCAATTCTCTCCGTATTCAGCTATACCTTTAAGGAAGAAGTCTGGACTGCGGACGGCTTCTCGGGCTTTATCCGGGAGCACAGGCCGCAGTCCGGAAGTTGATGAAGACCAGCCAGATGATGAGGTTGAAACTATGCTGACACATGTATGGGGCCTGTTGACCCATCCAAGAATGGAATGGGCAGAGATTGACCGGGAGCACGAGTCTGTCCGCCACCTCTATGCACACCATGTGCTGATCATGGCGGCCATTCCGGTGGTGAGCGCATTCATCGGTACAACCCAGGTCGGCTGGGGATTCGGCGGCAATCACCCGTTCATCAAACTGGACCTGTTAAGCGCCTTCCTCGCGGGCATCGCGTTCTATGTCGCGATACTCGGGGCCGTCGTTCTGGTCGGCCACGTCATCCGCACCATGGCCAAGCGCTTCAAGAAGCCACCCAGCTCACGGCGCTGCGTCATTTTTGCCGGTTACATCGCCACACCCATGTTTCTGAGCGGCATCGCCGCCGTCTATCCGTTGATCTGGCTCTGCCTGCTGGCCGGCACCATAGGGCTGTGCGTCAGTGGTTACCTGCTGTATCTCGGCATTCCGCACTTTCTGGGCATCAGCTCGGAACAGGGCTTTATCGTCTCCAGCACCACACTGGCCGCCGGCGTTCTCGTTCTGGAGGGACTGCTTGCGGTAACCGTCATACTCTGGGGCTATGGCGAGGTCTTTCTGCCCTGGTTATTCAGGTTCTGATACCCCCTGTTGCCGGTGCCGCGAGGCACCGGTCCTCTCATGCTTCCTGCGGCTCGGCTTCGGCACTTTCCTGTTGGCCCGTGTTACGCGGCGCGCTCCGGAATAACAGAATCAGCGGGATCGCTGCCAGGGTCATCCAGGCCATAATCTGGAAGTCATTGAGGTAACCGATGGCAGCCGACTGGCGCGTAAGCTCCTGGTTCAGCAAGGCCAGGGCATTGTCTCCGCTGAGACCCGCACCCTGCCCGTCCATAAACTGCTGTACCGGCGCGCGGAACCGGGTGAGCTGCTCCCCGAGCACCGCGTGGTTGACCTGGGTGCTGCGGGCCGCCAGAGCGACCATCACCGAGATCCCGATGCTGCTGCCGATATTCCGCATCAGGCTGAACATGGCGGTGCCCTCGGTACGGTAGCGCCGGTCGAGGGTGGAAAAGGTGACGGTGCTCAGGGGAACAAAGACAAATCCCAGACCAAGACCCTGAATGATTCCGGTCCGCACCAGCGCCATGGGGCTGATATTGAGGTTGAACTGGGCCATTTCGAACAGGGAGACGGACGTCAGGGTCATACCGATCGCCACCAGCAGACGAACGTCAATCCGGTTGACCAGCCTGCCTACCAGCAACATCGCAATCATGCTGCCAATCCCTCTGGGCGCCAGAACCTCGCCGGTGGTGATAACCGGAAAGCCCATCAGGTTCTGCAGGAACGGCGGCAGCAGGGCCAGAGTCGCAAGAAGCACGACACCAACGATGAAAATGAAGATCAGCCCCATCACCAGATTACGGTCCCGGAACAGCCCCGGCTCCAGAAAGGGCTCCCGGGCGGTCATCATATGGGACACGAACATATAAAAGCAGGTCGCGGCCACCATGCTCTCAATGACGATCTCCGGGGAAGCAAACCAGTCCAGGCTCTGGCCCCGGTCCAGTAGCAGCTGCAACGATCCGATCGCCAGGGACAGCAGGGTGAACCCGAACAGATCAAACCGGCGCCTGACGGTCTCGGTTTCCGGAACGAAGCTCAGTATTCCAGCCAGGGCCAGTATGCCAACGGGCAGGTTGATCAGGAACACCCAGCGCCAGTTGTAATATTCGGTGAGATAACCCCCGAGCGTTGGCCCGAGAATGGGCCCGACCATCACACCCACGCCCCAGATTGCCATCGCCGACCCGTGCTTCTCTTTCGGGAAGGTATCCAGAAGGACGGACTGAGACAGCGGGACCAGTCCGGCACCGAATATGCCCTGCAGCAGTCGGAAAAGGACAATCTGCTCAAGCGATACAGCCATTCCGCAGAGCAGCGAAGTAAGCGTGAAGCCGGTCACCGAGATCACGAAGAGGCGCTTTCGGCCAATGCGGGCAGAGAGAAACCCGGTCATCGGGGTCATGATGGCGGCGGCGACAATATAGGAAGTCAGTACCCAGGCAATCTGCTCGGAGGTTGCCGACATGGCGCCCTGCATATGTGGCAGGGCGACATTGGCGATCGTCGTATCAACCGCCTGCATGATGGTTGCAAGCATGATCGATACGGTAATCAGGGCCCGGCTGGGGCCGGCTCCGGAGGACGCCTCGCTCACCGGCCAGTCTCTGCTCGTTCAGACGCCGCGGCCGTTCCGACGAACCCCTGGAACCAGGAGGTCAGCGGTTCCAGAAAGGCCGGACCGCGCTGGTGCCAGCCAGTATCAACCGCCACCGACACACTCATGCCCGAGCGAAGACGGGCTTCCGCCGGCGGATTGTCCAGCCGGATGCGCACCGGCACCCGCTGAACCACCTTGACCCAGTTTCCAGTGGCGTTCTGGGCGGGCAAAACCGAGAATTCCGAGCCGGTGGCTGCGGCCAGGCTGTCCACATGCCCGGAGAGCACCAGATCCGGATAAGCGTCCACCTCGATCTCGACCGGCTGGCCCACTCTAACCTGGGCGAGCTGGGTTTCCTTGAAATTGGCATCCACCCAGAAGTCATCCACCGATACCAGGCTCATCGCCGCGCGGCCGGGACCGGCATACTGCCCCGCCACGGGCGTTTTCGAGGCGAGGCCACCAAACCGGGCCACCACCGAGGTGTCCTGCAGGTTCTCGCGGGCCGCCGCCAGTTCCGCCTGGGCTTTGCGATACATCGGATGCTCTTCAACGGCGATGTCGGGATCGCCGGCCAGTTCAGCACGAACCCGCTGCAGGGCTTTTCTTGCCTGCTCAACGCTCTGTTCGGCAAGTTCCTGTTTATGGCGATAGCTGTCCAGCGTGGAGCCGGAAACCGCATGGCTGCGGGACAATTCCACCTGGCGCTGATATTCGCGGGTTGCGTAGGCCAGATTACTGAGCGCAAGCTGAAGCTGCTGCTTCTGCTCGTCGTACCGGGCTTTCATGACCGCGATCCGGGTTCGCACATCGGCCAGTGCCGATTCGGCCTCCACCACGGCTATCCGGTAACGTTTCGGGTCAATGGTAAACAGAGGATCGCCGGTCTGAACCCGCTGATTTTCCGCCACGGCTACATCCGTAATGGTGCCGGGCACCTCCGGAACCACTGAAATCATGTCAGCATGCAGGTAGGCGTTCTCGGTATCCACAAAGCGGCCACCCACCAGGTACATGACGCCCGCAGCCACAAGAATAACAAGCGGGATCACCACTAATAGCATGAACCGCAGGTATGTGCGGCCCAAGGCCCAGTTGAGCTGCCCGGCCAGGGGAAGCTTGCTGGTGTTTTGTGTCATATCGGTTTCCCGAAGGCTGGTTTAGTTACGTATTTTAACCTCATTGAGAGGGCATATATTATAAGCATGCTTACGGTTATTTGATACAAAAGGATCAATTAGAGATGCGGAAACCGTTCAGGGCCGCGATTGAAGCCGCCGGAACCGGTATTGCTGGTATAAAAAAGCCGGAGCAGCGAACGCTGCCCCGGCTTTTTTCGGAACGGAAGGTGTTCTATCTGGACGGTGCGTTAAGTACGTCAAGAACCTCTTCGAGTTCGGTAATCATCTGGCGGATGATCTGCTTGTACTGGGAGGTATCTTCTTTCACTTCATGGCTGCTCAGCTTCTGCTTGGCCCCACCAATGGTGTATCCCTGGTCGTACAACAGGCTGCGGATCTGACGGATGGTGATCACATCCGCCCGCTGATAATAACGGCGGTTGCCCCGGCGCTTGACCGGCGACAACTGAGGAAATTCCTGCTCCCAATACCTCAGGACGTGCGCTTTAACGGCGCACAGATCCGCCACCTCACCAATAGTGAAATAACGTTTTCCCGGGATGGCGGGAAGTTCGTTGTTATGACTGGGTTCCAGCATAGGCTTCTACTTTCTGCTTTAGTTTTTGTCCCGGGCGAAACGTAACGACACGCCGTGCACTGATTGGAATCTCTTCCCCGGTTTTCGGGTTCCGTCCCGGCCGCTGTTTCTTGTCGCGCAGATCGAAGTTACCAAAACCGGACAACTTCACCTGTTCGTTATGACTGAGAGCGCCTCTGATCTCATCGAAAAAAGCTTCCACCATTTCCTTGGCTTCGCGTTTGTTCAGGCCCAATTCCTCATACAACCGCTCCGCCATTTCCGCTTTCGTCAAAGCCGCCATCTCTCAACTCCTCAGTGTTGCCCCCAACTCTTCTTTCAATGCGTCGATCACACCGTTGAAGAGCGAATGCACTTCATCTTCGTTCAGCGTGCGTTCGGGATGCTGCCAGAACAGGCTCAGGGCCAGGCTTCGATTACCCTCACCCAGACTTTCGCCTTCATAGACATCAAACGCACGTAACGCCGTCAGGCGCTCACCGGCATGCTTTTTTGCCACACGCTCCACATCCGCAAACGCCACATCGCTCCCGATAATAATAGCCAAATCCCGACGAACTTCCGGGAATTTTGAAATTTCTTTGAAATTAGGCACATATCCAGTAACGATCGAGTTCAAGAATAGCTCAAACATCAGGATCGTGCCATTAAGTTCAAGATTTTTCTGAACTTGTGGATGCAGGGTTCCCAGCCAGCCGACATGCTCGCCATCCCGCATCAGCTCTGCGGTCTGCCCCGGGTGCAAGGCAGGATGCTGACTGCCAACGAACTGAATTTCGATTCCCAGCAGACGGAACAGGCTTTCCAACTCCCCTTTTACATCAAAGAAATCGGCAGTTCTGCGACCGTTGACCCAGTTTTCAGGATACTGGTTTCCAACCACGACGCCCGCGAGCATGGGCTTTTGATCAATACGCTCACCCTCCTTGAGGAACCG from Marinobacter subterrani encodes the following:
- a CDS encoding FMN-binding glutamate synthase family protein; translation: MKKTATFPMRYSAYALSIAGFAVSLALSVWTGEGFWIPAVFGVLAAIGTVDLLQSKHTINRNYPILGNVRYFLESIGPEIRQYFIQSDTEERPFSREQRAVVYQRAKNVLDKRPFGSQLDMYSESFEWMNHSLTPTHLDDSNFRIRIGKQCSKPYSASVFNISAMSFGSLSANAILSLNAGAKLGGFYHDTGEGSISRYHRQPGGDLVWEIGSGYFGCRHEDGSFNPEMFQKNAVVDRVKMIELKLSQGAKPGHGGILPGAKVTREIAEARGVTPGEDCISPSSHSAFSTPIELLEFIDYLRELSGGKPVGFKLAIGHPWEWFGIVKAMLETGRRPDFIVVDGGEGGTGAAPLEFINRLGMPMTEALLIVHNTLVGTNLREDIAIGAAGKITSAFNIARAMALGADWCNAARGYMFALGCIQSLNCHTGRCPTGVATQDPRRGSKLDVGDKSQRVYNFHKNTLDALKNLLEASGLKHPSELGPEHVVRRVSETEAQSYLDLFPFLEPGALLQESKTGLSVFDKYWDTARADTFEPPQFILKLRETKLR
- the cyoA gene encoding ubiquinol oxidase subunit II, whose protein sequence is MREKKYVRTLGALLAAALPLLLSGCSSALMDPKGQVGEEQRVLIITAFVLMLIVVIPVIVMTLLFAYRYREGNKEASYKPNWAHSTAIEVVVWLIPCLIILVLAILTWVTSHSLDPMKPITPDDNQDAIEIQAVSLDWKWLFIYPEQGIATVNEVAFPVDKPIHFSITSGSVMNSFWIPTLGSQIYAMAGMDSGLYLIANEKGTFAGRSSNYSGAGFSEMTFNALSVSPQNFDDWVSKVRASDKSLSFTSGYQELEEPTVSAPVQYFSEVSPELYGNILDSFRKAKESSGEHGENSNAEHGEPMNAEAAE
- the cyoB gene encoding cytochrome o ubiquinol oxidase subunit I, encoding MFGKLSLDSIPFHEPIIMVTVAVIAIVGAAVVGWITFNRKWAYLWNEWITSIDHKKLGIMYFLVALVMLIRGFSDAIMMRTQQAMAAGGAEGYLPPEHYDQIFTAHGVIMIFFVAMPMVIGLMNLVVPLQIGARDVAFPFMNNLSFWLFAAGVVLVNVSLFVGEFAKTGWLAYAPLSESSYSPGVGVDYWIWALQISGIGTTLTGINFFVTIMKMRTKGMTLFRMPIFTWTCLVTNVLIIAAFPILTATIALLTLDRYLDFHFFTNDLGGNMMMYVNLIWAWGHPEVYILILPAFGVFSEVISTFAKKRLFGYNTMVWATLAIGILSFIVWLHHFFTMGAGANVNAFFGIMTMIIAIPTGVKIFNWLFTMFRGRLEFTSPVLWTLGFIITFTLGGMTGVMLAVPAADFVLHNSLFVIAHFHNVIIGGVVFGMMAGYTFWFPKAFGFKLDEKWGKRSFWFWIIGFYVAFMPLYILSFYGAVRRMQSYANAEWQPLMFVALFGAVLILCGILCTAIQLVVSIRDRKKNRDITGDPWDGRTLEWAVSSPPPYYNFAHLPEIHSIDSFWEDKQKNQGKAQLANPETIEYEDIHMPRNTVAGPVMGAFSIVMGFALVWHIWWLVGVGALGIFAAFMGRVFNDDIDYHVPAAEVKRIETEHHNQVEMQA
- a CDS encoding BCCT family transporter, with translation MGEVVKDEYQTDYVAGQDNINPLGLDLHAPVFLITSFLIVAFVVGTLMFPAEAMKLLDGAKWDTIAMFDWFFLISANIFVVVCLALIFMPVGKIRLGGMDAKPEFSTMSWFAMLFAAGMGIGLMFWAVAEPVAYYTGWYKTPLGVAANSPAAADLAMGATMYHWGLHPWAIYAIVALSLAFFAFNKNMPLTIRSAFFPLLKDRVWGWPGHIIDILAVLATIFGLATSLGFGAQQAASGLSYLFGISSGVNVQMAIITGVTFVALISVVRGLDGGVKVLSNINMGLAGLLLFFIIFAGPTMTIFETMWTTSSSYIGNMVALSNPFGREDEAWFHGWTVFYWAWWISWSPFVGMFIARVSRGRTIREFITAVLLIPTIITVVWMSAFGGTALEQVQNNVGVLAEKGITDVSLAMFQMLEHVSLTAITSFLGIVLVLVFFVTSSDSGSLVIDSITAGGKVEAPVSQRVFWAVMEGAIAAALIFGGGKDALGAIQATAITAGLPFTVILLIMTWSLLKGLTHERKLLVARGEL